The Gopherus evgoodei ecotype Sinaloan lineage chromosome 11, rGopEvg1_v1.p, whole genome shotgun sequence nucleotide sequence TCCCAAAACTATCTTAAAAACAACTCCTTGATCTCTTGGGGGGCTTTGTTCAATGTGTATTTGTGGCAGCAACCCCACTGGTGACTGAGATTTGTGCACATTCCAAGCCTCCAGATTGGCCAGACCGCCACcagaaggacagctcttccatcTATAACCAAGTCTATAAATCTGGGGAAGGTGGAGAAGGATTAGGGACCAACAGCATGGGGAAACATGGAAGCCCAGCATGAAAGTGTGGCTGAATACCACATGAAATTATCATTGCCCCAACCTATTCTAGTCCTAACTTCTGCTCTGTGCCTGCTTCATAATCCTGTAGTACAAGACAGCGACAAGAAGGAGGAGAGGACATGAAAAATACTGGCTATGTTTTAAAATTCCTGATTTTTGTTTCAACAGAACCCAAAGgatctggtggtggtggtggtggtggtggcggcagtGGTGGAGGAAGTGGCGGAGGAGGaagtggtggtggcggtggcggCTATGGCGGAGGAGGACCACCTGGCTTAGGAGGCCTGTTTCAGTCAGGAATGCCAAAGCTCAGATCTGCAGCAAATCGAGATACAGGTAAGGAGGATTTCCCAGATCTGTGAATTCAGTCAAGATATTAAAAGCTTTCTAAATGATAAATTTACAAAAACATTAATACAAGAGTAATAAAATAATGCAAAGGTTCTTTGGCTTAGGGAATGCTTCCAAACATATGTAAACAAAATTCAACTAAAATGTCATTAAGGGGTTAACTTTAAACTCTCACACACAGTAAACTCTGAAGAAAACCAGCATTCACTCTTGTGCCTCAGTATTTCAGTCTCTATAGCAGGTACGGTCATCCCTTGAGTAACTAGGTACAAGGAAGGGAGTTAAAAAGAAATGCAGTTTCAGACTTAAATTTGCTTTGTATGTTTCATTCTTAGTGCTATGTTATATAgggatatttggggaagagaAGTTAATCCCTTCCTTCTTTCCCCCCCATTCCTGAAGGTATTACTGAGAAATAAAGTTCTCAGGGATTGATAGCTCACCTGTAGTGTACAGTAATAAGGGCCAGATCCAGTCCATTGCTCTGTGTGTGCGCACCCTCAAGTGTAGCAACAAGAGGATCCCAAGCTAGAACTCCCTTAAGCCCAAGGGAAACTGGCCTCCTCTTAAACTGGAGAGCCCATTTAAACCCCAAGGGGGCATAATTTACCTGTTACGGTATGTGGCAAACATCCCATCAGGCTGCTATGCAAGCTATCGTTAGCTGGGCATACACACTTTTTTGCATTTCACAGGTTTTCAAAGGAGCTACCCAATGGAACAAAGCAGATTCTGTGGCGGGCAAGACTTATAAAATTGGGGATTTGCCACTTGTCAAGGAAGGTTGGGCCTTAGTGATTATTGACATGAGGATGTAATGGCTCCATCTAAATGTGTACTTAAGATGCTATTAATGGCCTATGCTCATTACAGATCTAACTTTAATCCTTCAGCACATGTTGACACAACACAGACTTCCAGAGATGGTTTTATCTATGTTAGCCTGTGCTGGGAACTCTTCTTAATCCAAAGGTTCCCAGCATAATAAACCAGTGTTTCTTCAATTGCAAAACTGCCTCCTCCAGAGAAACACAAGCAAATCCATAAAAAATGGATATTGGAAGAGGGGAGAAATGGGAGAGGTTTTTTTCTGGATTACTTTCAAGTCCTCTTCCTTTTGCTGAATTCTAGTGATCAAATATTGATTGAAAGTTAAGACGCTTCTGCTCACATGTTGAAAACCCTAAATCATTGTTCTTCACAGTTTTTTCCAAGGGGAGTTTCTTCCCTCCATGCTGCTCATGTTTGCATCAGGGAAGCCTGAAAATAAATCATATTATATCATTATTAGCAATGGTTCTTAATCGCTccagtccagtggttctcaaccaggggtatgtgtacccctgggagtatgcagaggtcttccggggggtATATCAACTAATCTAgattttgcctagttttacaacaggctacataaaaagcactagtgaagtcaatacaaattaaaatttaataCAGATAATGTCTTGTTTATTCTGCTctatgtacttacatttcagtatatagtataatatttatattccagttgatttattttataattatatggtaaaatatgagaaagtaagccatttttcattaatagtgtgctatgacacttttttgtatttgtctgattttgtaaacaagtggttttttaagtgaggtgcaACTTGaggtactcaagacaaatcagactcttgaaaggggtacaatacacctctacctcgacataatgctgtccttgggagccaaaaaatcttaccacgtcataggtgaaaccgtgttatattgaacttcctTTGATCCATTAGAGtgcccccctccaccaccacccccgcaggagcgctgctttaccacattatatccaaatgcGTATTATATCGGGtgacattatatcgaggtagcggtgtagttTGGAAAGGATGAGAGCCAGTATTCTTTGTATGCCATCCTGCTGTGATAGAACATAATGGCTTCTTAGAAGCTGTTGCTACAAATGCATTTAAATTACCTATTGAGTAGTCTTATGGGGACAAATTCTGAAGACTTCAGTCAGTCCTTACAGCCAGTGCAAAACTCCCAGTGCATTCAAAGAAAgacttgaaaatttggcccattctCACAGTGTGTTTTACCTTCTCTTGCCTTTGCCCAGCTCTTTACCCTGATATAATTAGTATTTACTTCTCTGTTTCCAGATTCTGGAGGAAACAGACCTCCCATACTACCACCAGGAGGAAGAACAACATCTGCCAAGCCTTTTTCACCTCCAGGTCCCGTAGGGAGATTTCCGGGGCCTTCTTTGGGGCAAAGAAGTACCGCTCCCGAACCACAGAGAAACCGAATGCCACCTCCGAGACCTGATTTTGGTTCCAAACCAGATACAGGACCTCCTCCAGTGCCAAATACTCCAAGACCCATTCCATCAAGTTTACACAACAGAGTATCCCCTCCTGTGCCAGGAGTAAACAGGCAAACCAGTGCAGGGCCTATCCCTCCATCTTTCCcaggaaacagaaatacaggATTTGGAGGATCTATTCGCCAGTCGAATCCAAGTTCTTCACCATCTTTCTCTAACAGacctccccttcctcctgcacCTGGCAAGTCAACAGATGACaagccgccaccaccaccacctccaacaGGAAACAGGGCATCCGTCAACCGGGAACCTACTTTTCCACCTCCACCACCTCAAAACAGTAAACCTCCCGTTCCTTCCACACCTCGGCCATCCGCTGTCTCACAGGCTCCACCCCTGCCTCCAGGCAGACCAGGCTTACCTCCAGTTCCACCCATTTCCAGTGGAAATGATGACATGCCACGTCTTCCACAAAGGAATCTCTCTCTAGGTTCTCTTGCTCCTCCCAGCTTGCCTGGGGCAGGTCGATCTgggcctcttcctccccctccaaaTGAGCGGCCTCCTCCTCCAGTAAGAGATCCTCCTAGCAGATCAGGTACAGCAGTGTGCATTTTTTCAGCTCTCCAGACTACCCTTGTAATGACTAAACTAATTGTTATCCACATGGTTTCAGTGAAGTAGCTGAATTTACCTCCAACACCAATTTCCTTCTTGCTTTTCAAAATATAATATGAGCTATAGCTTTAAATCGATTGACTTACTTTGCTGTTTATTTGCCATATAAATTGAAGCTATAGACCAAAATGGCAATCAGTTTTAAAAACTGAAGTCCTCCTTTCACTGAAAAAGTGTGACTGACTGGTTTAATCAGTTACATCTTTAAAAATCACTATTCTGATTTGAATTAACTACCATGACGTGAGTTTGATTTGCAAGTTATATTTGCAGGCACATGGGTCATGTAGTTGCCACTTCATGTAATACTACCTTTCTTCAGTCGGGCTGATTATAAGCACCATTCCACTCAAGTCATTTTTAGTAGTAGTAATTATGCTGTAGTGTTTACACATTCATTATTACTATCATAGTTAATAGCAATGACAAACAGTATGTTTGATAATTATATTTTTTGGTGCAACAAACTTATTTTATCTATGGGTCTAATCAGATGAGTAATCTTTACCCCCGGGAGTAGTACAGTTTGTCAGTGGCAATGTTCACAAGTAAAGGTTTGCAGAAACaggctctgtgtgtgttaaaCATCATTTACACTTACAGTGGTATTTAAGTTATTTTAATGTATACAACAGTAGTTATCATAAGAAGTGTCATTACATTTGAGTCAACTTTGTCACTTATATGCAGATTTCTAACAAAAAGAATATTGTTTCCATGATGATATTTCATAATATACTTTGCCCTGTGCCTTTTATTACTAATGTTCAAGAACATAGATTATACTCTTATTGTTAATAACAATCTTCTTGATAATATAGTAAATAGAAGGGAACCTTGTGTTTGCTTCTTAATCCATATCCTTCTAATATTtacattgtttttaatttggaATAATTTCTCTCATTAtcctaaagcaggggtaggcaacctatggcacgtgtgccgaaggcgtaacgcgagctgattttcagtggcactcacactgccgaggtcctggccaccagtgcagggggctctgcattttaagttaattttaaatgaagcttcttaaacattttaaaaaccttatttactttacatacaacaataatttagttatatattataggcttatagaaagagaccttctaaaaacgttaaaatgtatgactggcacgcgaaaccttaaattagagtggataaatgaagactcagcacaccgcttctgaaaggttgccgaccccaatCTTAAAGTTACTAAAAAGAATTAACCTTTACTAATGGAGCACCATTTCAGGATTGCAAACTGTAGTAGCATGTAAATGTAAACCACAAAGTATGTAGGATTTCTTGTGACACATTTTTGCTTTTGGATAGTGGCACAatatctgatttatttttaatggatgTATCTGTAATACATCTTTAATAGATGTAACTAGATTTCTTTGAGCCGAGGGGATACTTGTTATAAAAAAATGACTTAGGAGAATTTAATTGTGTTGATTAATTGCCCCACATTGTGTGCGATATCGTTCATGCTGGCTCTAGGCATGTTACCGCTACAGTAGTTCAAATATACTGACATTGGAAATGTTAAAATCTGTGTGTGAGGTCTGTTTCTAATTCAGAGACAGATTCGTGTACTGCAGCCACAGCAGAGCCTGGCATGCAGCAAATATTTGTGTAAGAGAGAGAACTGATCCCACACTGCATAACACTGCCATTATTGAGCTGAATTCTCCTTTACACTATGCCactggcagaatctggtcctaacaCCCAGCATGGTATGGGAAAGAGAGTGAAGAGTAAagtgccaaagtttgctgacaatacaaaattattcaggaTAGTTCAGTCCAAAGCTGGCTGTgtagagttacaaagggatctcgcgAAACTTGAATGAGCAACAAAGGGGCAGATGAAACCCaacattgataagtgcaaagtaatgcacattggaaaaaatcatctcaactatacatatataatgatggATTCTAAATTACCTGTTCCCATCCAAGAAAGCGATTTTGGAGTGCCCATAGATTGTTCTATGGAAACTTCTGctcagcagtcaaaaaggctaacagaatggtAGGAACTGTTAGGAAGGAGATAGCATTATGAAATTTTTCTATTATATTttctactatataaatccatggtgcgcccACACCTTCAATACAGTGTCCTgttctggttgccctatctcaaacAGGAGATAGTagaactagaaaaggttcagggaaaagcaacaaaaatgatcaggggtatggaacggcttccatatgagaagagactaaaaagattatgGCTGTTCAGCTtaaaaaagaaatgactaagggaagatatgatagaggtttataaaatcatgaatggtgtggaaaaaagtgaatagagacgTGTgttttaccctttcccacaataaaAATATCAGGCATCACCCGACTGAAATTAATATCCATTGGTTTAACAGAAATAataggaagtactttttcacataaTGCATAATTAACCCatgaaactcattgccatgggatgttgtgatggccaaacgTATAACTAGAtttgaaaaagaactagataaatttatggaggaaaagtccatcaatggctattaagcaAGATGATCggggtgaccctaaacctctgactgtcagaagccagAAGTGGTTCACTCccaaattgccctgttttgtacaCTCTCCCTGAAGCTGTGGTGCTGGCCACAGTTGGAGGCAGGAtcctgtgctagatggaccattggtctgactcagtatgaccgCTCTTATGTTCTCTTGGTTCAGAGAGCTCTTACACCGCTTCCCATCCCGTTACCTTAAAAGACGGTGTGGCTGAAGGAAATGGGATATGGTCAGGACCCTCTGTGCTGCCCTGGTGCACCATCGTAATTTTAGCCCTTTGTGACCATTTGCAGccagcataagttagagcagctttaGGGCTGCATTAACGTGGAACAAAGAGACCAGCCCTGCAAAGAGGCTATTTGAGGCAAGCGGAGTGGAAAGATGACATTTAAGCCTCCTTTCTGTGTAAACATGCCCCTTGAACCTGCACTCTGTATTGATCAGCCACATCCAGGGGAAGGTGAATCAGGAAAGAGATGTCAAACACTGCATTACTGTGTTCCCTCCCTCTGGCTGAAGGAGGCAGACAACCCTCCCCATTGCTTTTGGAGCCCATCAAAGCTAGTATCCTATCTGACACCCTTCAGAGCTATGCAGGACAACAATGCTTAGAGCTGATAGAATAATGGTAGGTTTTATGTTACAATAGATTCTTGATTTGATTCTCTGTCTTGATTCAGGAccccttccacctcctccccctgtaAATAGAAATGGCAGCATTTCACGGGCATTGCCTGCTACTCCACAGCTGCCTTCCAGGGCAGGATTAGAAAATCAGAGAGGTGGACCAAGGCCTCCACTTCCTCCTGACAGACCTGGTTCCGTagctcctccaccaccacctcctgcaccatCAGCAATCAGAAATGGCTTCCCGGACTCGTCATCTGAAGGTGAGCTGCATTCTCAGACATACACAACATATGTCTGTCTAAGTAAAGCTATCAGCATTTGGCCCCCCAAACGTTAAATGAGATACTTCACTGATGCTTAGAGTCTGATTCTGAGTTctcaccagttttacactggagTTGTTCCTGACTGACCCCAGTGTAACTTGGATCTAAAAAGACCTGCCATATGGAGttatctaaatattttaatgTGGAAAACAGAAGTGCAAAGTTAACAGTACTACTGACATGAACTACTAGCATGCCAGTGGGACTTCAGCAAGCACTGGACCTCAGAAATAACCATTCAAAGGTAACCTAAAAAGGAAACGTGTGTGCCATTCCTTGCTTTTTTATGCTGTATAAAGAAAGCCtgtaggactttttttttcatgttaaaaATTCAGGTGGTCTCTGTCCTGAAACCCTTTGGATGACTGAAGTAGTGGGATTATGACATCACAGAAGACAAAGTAAAAGCTGAGCAGTAGTGAAGGAAAGGGATCTTTAGTCAAACTATTTAAAACTTCTGCGGGTTTTCCATTTTGGCTACTAAACAGTGGGGATAAAGAATATGTGCATTAAAGATGAATCAGTCCTTTCCTTTCAATTAAGGCATGAGCTTGCAATATACATTTGCATCTCCCTACAAAATCAGGAAAGACCAGacttgacattcctgatatttctaggATAAAAAGCAAGCAGAAAATAAGACTCTAAAATAATCCTTCTGAGTTTTCTCGATGCAGCATAAgaggcaaaactggatgcaaccacttttttctgtgcaaattaCCTTTAGGGGTCAGAACCTACATAGTTCCTTCACAAGCAGAACTCTAACTGAAATCAAGGTGAGTCTTGTTTGCCTCAGGAATGCAAATCTGGGCCCCAAAATAATCAATCCTGTGGTCAATTGTTGGTAAAGTTCACTTAGGTCATAGCTGGATGACATCATACAAAAACCTGCATTACAAGAGTGTTACGGCTGCAAAGTGCTGGAAATGACAAAAAAACAAAGTTGCCTGTGTGCCCTTATTCTGCCCCTTGAGCATCTGCATTCAGATACAGGCAGTGTAATATGAGCACAGGCTATTttttccaagattttgatttacTACAAATATGTCATTGGAATCTGACCCCTCTTTTGTTGTACAGGGAAATGTGGGTCTCTAGCAATTGAAGAAATACTGAAACCTTTAGCTTTATTTTCACACTTTTTACAAAAGATGCACATTTCTCCCTGATTATGCGTTTTCTCACAGTGctgctaatttttcttttttcttttaacattgaATTTTATTGGATGCTGTAGTGGTTCTAGCTCTTTGGATACTTTGCACATCGATTAGGTCTCAGTAGCCGTAATGCAAATTCAGCACCCTGAATCCTACTACACATTTCTATAGCAGGCGATAAGATTAATTTAATATAGACTATGTAGGGCCAAATTTATTATGTGCATAAGTGGGTGCAATACTGAGAATCAGGAAACAACCTAGAGTGAGATCCTCCCACCAACTCCAAGCCCTTTACGCTGCATACAAGGGCCGGAGTAATGTAAAGAGACACTCTAAAAGCTTCATAGCTGATTATGGGAGGATCCCCCCAGCACAGGCACTGTAAAAAGACAGTCATAAGGCTGCCCTCCAAGGACTACCCCTTACAAGCCATAGCATAGGGGCCATGCCTGGGTGGGGCAAAGGGCAGAAGGGGCCCCAGCACACAGCACTGCAGACATTCAAGGCAGTGCTGTGGGGCCTGTAGGGCAACCCAGGGAAACTACCATAACTTAGCTTAGGCAGCCCTATCTATGCCAAGGCTTGAAGCCACCATCCCCTTGGGCATCGAATCTCAACCTTGAAGGCTAAGTTCTTCTGCACAGATGGTAAGGTGGGTAGAAGACACAGAGTCTTCATATAACATTCTGAGTCACACTGTTAGGACTCTTGCGGATTTCAGTGGACTCCTGTTTGGATTATTTGTCTTAGTTTGTTTTTATTGGAGCATTGTAAACAATAAGACAAGGTAGGTGCAATCATGTAAATGATCAATGAATGATGAAGTGAATTCAGGCTAATTTgggccatctctttgttctgtatttgtacagcatctagcacagtggggttctggtctaTGACTTGGGCTTCTAAGAAGTACTGCAATACTGAATGTGTAATAATATCAATACGACACAACTCTTCTGTTAAGAATTGTTACTTTTAAAATTGTCTTGTAACTGTTTTTCTCCCCAGATGAGTGGGAAAGCAGATTTTCCTTCCATCCGATATCTGACCTGCCACCTCCAGAGCCATATGTTCCAATGAACAAAAGTTACCCCAGTAAACTAGCAAGGAATGAAAGCAGAGgtatggtgttttgttttgtttttgtttttgttttgccaaaTATGGTTAATTTTGAAAGATAGTAGTCAGGCCTTCAGATGGCCTAGTGATGGATGTAGTAAAAAAAAACCTATACAGAGTAGTGCGAGGATAAAAATATTTAGAACTGGGAACAATTTGCATCTCTATGCATCTGCTTTTCCTTAGTAGACTGAGTTTACTTATTTCTCTGCTAATTACCATTACCCCTTTTCTATTAGCTATTGGCTGCACACACCATCCAACCTAAAAACTCATAATTCTCCCTTCAGACATACAAACACAACTCCCATTGGGATTGTAAAGGTGTTGGAGGGAGAATAGGGCCTAATAGATCTCTCAATATTTTTGTTGGTGGTGGCTTGAAGAAATTTAATGGTTGAATTCTCATGTATACAAATAGTGTAGATGTTCCCTGTGCAAGTCCCTCTTCTGTTGTTGAGAACAGACTCTATAAACACAAAAATATGTAAAATCTCTTTGGGTAAAAATGGGAGAAACCAACATCTTCTTAATAAGTTAAGATTTATAATTCTAAGGGCCTGATCTCACACCCTATCCAGGCAGGAAACACTGAAAgattgtttgcaggatcaagtcctatgaaacttgatacttttttttttaagtaggggGAGGGCCTGGAAATTGTGTACCCTTCTCAAATTTAATTTGCCTAGTTTTTGGATGGAAATTTTCTTGTGGAGAAATGGTGCTTTGAGATTTTATCACACCTAAACTGTAGAACTTGAGTGTTTTTATTACAATTTGCATTTGTTTTAAAGTCACAGTAAGACTTAATGCCCTTGTAGAACTGATAACTCTTATTAATGCTAACAAGAGTTGTAGATGTGTCCTCAAGAGGCGGAAAAAGCCAAAAGGCAGAAAAACCTCATGCTTTTTGGTATTTGGGGCATTAAACAGTTACTTAATAGAAACTATTCTGTACATCATTTATATTTCTTAACTTGGTAAATAAATCATCCAGTAAACTACAGAAAACTGCTCATAAAATGGATAATACGGGTACTTAAAATGAGTAGTTCTTCACAAATCGTTTCATGAGGAGCTTGGGCCCGCTCTTCTGTGTGAAAGAAATATATCATGATGAACACAGccatctctttctttcatttctagAGGGCTCTGGCCGAAGGGAAAGAGGTGTCCCACCGCTCCCACCTATACCGAGGTGAAGTGGACTTCCAGCCCTTCTCAGGGTGATTGCTGGTTTTAGATTTCTCTTGAATTACTTCTCACGCCCATGTCATTGGAAAGTTGCCTCTTCTGCTTTGTTTCCACTTTTGGCTTGTGATTAGGAGTAATTTGAGTATCTGTTAGAGAAGTAAGGTACAGTTTATGAACCATAGTTGCTTAAAACTATAGATTTTACTTGCCTATATAGCAGGCTGTCATGAAAGGCATTTTGGGGACCATATATAACAATATACATATTCTTACTGGGTCCCATCCTGTTCCTAGTGATCTTggcaggagttttgccattgaattcaacaAGAGTAGGTGCAAGCCCACTAACTAGTTTGTAGGATAAAGTCCAATAATTTACTGCTGTCTGCCTGGAATGAATCACATGGGGACGGCACACATATGAGATTCCCTTGGATCTTTTTTTGCATGCTTCAACGCCCTATCCTGCTTCTGCATGCTACTGCTCAGCTTTATGTGAGTCTGCAATTTAATAGTTCAACCCAAATTCTTTTGACCATAgtttagctcaggggtcggcaacctttcacaattggtgtgccgagtctgcatttattcactctaaattaaggttttgtgtgccagtgatacattttaacgtttttagaaggtctctttctataagtctatcatatataactaaactattgttgtatgtagagtaaataaggtttttaaaatctttaagaagcttcatttaaaattaaattaaaatgcagagtcccccaaaccggtggccaggaaccggcagtgtgagtgccactgaaaatcagttcgcgtgccgccttcggcacacgtgccataggttgcctacccctggtttagcctGTCAAAAGTGTGTGTCTATGCTACAGATTGCACACCCTCCCTCTGAGGGTGACAACTAAATGGCATCGTTTTCTGACACCCCATCAGCACTGGGCTCCAGCAGAGGGTATCTCCAGCCTTCATTCTTGAGGGAAAATGTTACCATGACATGAAGGAGAATtctcaaagaaaagagaaaattgagaATTCAGCAGTGTAATAGTGTCCTGTATGGCCCTGATGCCTTGTTTTGTAGTAGTCTTATGCTGTTAATCTCTACTGATCCTTTCCATTTGGATGTGGATCATGCCCTCAAAATTGGATTACTGTAATGCTCTTTATGTCGGGCTACACCTGAAGACTGCTCCAACTATGGCTAGTACAAAATGCACTAGCCCCCTTAATTATATGCTCCTTCTGTGAAGCCTGCTAACACCTGTGCTCCACAGATTGCATTGGCTTCCCATTTGTTTCTGGGTATAATGTGTTTGACTAATGAAGCTTTGTGTGGTTTGGCTGCTCGAGTGCTTCTCCCTTGTGTTGCATGGCAATTGAGATCAAGTGAGTGCTTGAATGAATGACCCTCACATTTAAACGGGAGGGATCTCGTGGAAGACCATTTTCTAGTGAAAGCCATAAACTTTAGAACTTGCTGTCCATGCTAGTTCAACAGGGGTGAAGTGTATTGATCCCAGACTCTTGTTTCAGAGGGTATCAGGAGGAATCTGAAGGAAATTCCCTTCTTAGGAGAGAGCAAACTTTTTTAGGCATTGTGGTGATTGGTAAAATTGCAGAACTGCCTCTAAATATTGTACATGAGCAAAGAATGTTTGTTAAGTGCATTTTATAAACTGAtgtaaacaaatggaaaaagacatTGGAAATCATAGGAGGACTTTGATTCTGGATTTGAACGTGTCTGCTGAATGTATCTCTGTCAGCTGGACTTCTGAAAGTTAGCTTTGAAGAATGACTTTCTTTCCGTCACCTCCCCACCAATCTCTGACTCTCTTAACGTGCTCACTGGAGTCCCCAGGAAGTCCTCACTGGTGGACATGTTTCATACTGTGTTGCTCATTAAATCAAAAGAAGAAGCCATGCAAGTTAGAAATATATTGGGCAAAATGCCGACACCTCCTCCCCGCCACCCCCACGCCCCCCAGCAGTGGAAAACATGATTCCTCATTCAACTCTGCGAGTTTTGTTACAGTATGATACTTTTGAGCCCAACACTTGAACATCTCGGGGGGTTGGCAGAAGAGACTCTTCAAAATGAACATTGAACCCTAGGGAAAAGTGTGCAGTGGGACCTTCTCCATTATGTGACTATGTAGTGGCAGATCCCACCCTGCCTTACAATCTGTGTAATCCCACTGATGACAGGGTAGGAGATGAACGTGATGAATACAGCTTTGCCTTTCCAGTATGTTTACAAAGTCACGTTTGGATTTTTTTACCTATGATAGTATTtgataaaatacatatttttatattttgatatctctgggcctgattctgagatgCGTTCCATGGACTTGATCCTACGttggaatacacacacacacacaggatcagagccatgtgagcttcttgcacAGATTTCAGAAGAAG carries:
- the WIPF1 gene encoding WAS/WASL-interacting protein family member 1, which codes for MPVPPPPAPPPPPTLALANTEKPSLNRSEQAGRNALLSDISKGKKLKKAVTNDRSAPILDKPKGSGGGGGGGGGSGGGSGGGGSGGGGGGYGGGGPPGLGGLFQSGMPKLRSAANRDTDSGGNRPPILPPGGRTTSAKPFSPPGPVGRFPGPSLGQRSTAPEPQRNRMPPPRPDFGSKPDTGPPPVPNTPRPIPSSLHNRVSPPVPGVNRQTSAGPIPPSFPGNRNTGFGGSIRQSNPSSSPSFSNRPPLPPAPGKSTDDKPPPPPPPTGNRASVNREPTFPPPPPQNSKPPVPSTPRPSAVSQAPPLPPGRPGLPPVPPISSGNDDMPRLPQRNLSLGSLAPPSLPGAGRSGPLPPPPNERPPPPVRDPPSRSGPLPPPPPVNRNGSISRALPATPQLPSRAGLENQRGGPRPPLPPDRPGSVAPPPPPPAPSAIRNGFPDSSSEDEWESRFSFHPISDLPPPEPYVPMNKSYPSKLARNESREGSGRRERGVPPLPPIPR